A single window of Dermacentor albipictus isolate Rhodes 1998 colony chromosome 1, USDA_Dalb.pri_finalv2, whole genome shotgun sequence DNA harbors:
- the in gene encoding protein inturned, whose product MTSMPQTLRILENSHVNRAFSEEACDCESSSATPDGCSDKSYEPEWAENIGPKGELFFIEPRYKSSFGTRSVAASDKSSGNDSQVARSKGFGSEAKNKIRSLVGRKKVKHHSGDGQLNVSLCRKEPSLRSFNKAECIEVFIDVDPARHNYGRRATVCEALFGIIPGSLPPRLATAEMLGECSPVMVQGLLPDGEAIKTGAIKIGDVLRSVDGSSVNEKNIDSILRGISKAQKVKLQFVRPEENTLAGCDKYTCPQSIDTQSSLIKQLSGDSAMVQQVKQQLHQIPHAFLYQGFCSDMHQQSEPARRTEHFYRFPDHDHTLSNLRGMFVTLSCVLGDVTATKPQGSSLTVDGHLVHVAYFHKENGIAVLCLPAARATPEEVHIFLLDIVKLLKLEYRSLPQAFSTVEAHTCIDLFLLHFFREMLLDPGQEGNKLRFIRSLPHVHWLHLPMEAQAHVDTVLSELESADVSEAFDRSSRCFTFLGSCAFYKGFLLGNHLPKDYLESVFLYCRHYQLLTLTKEESVGQVVVWKEIYLQDDFATVRHFVLIVGLKHSLILSLLEVGGCASVSEENPAPDAFYIDRVQNSLLQLESLGVLSVAEGCLLNRGSAPGSTASSASSKSWCQSSMKDSHSSLSLSVPPSLSPRRARKSSSDVEQCYLLHCTSNHFDCSEHDPQMSRSYSSCSESNGLRARHCSISTSSDCDSRTSGSDVYQGRDEKLQRAFTSSYDLSSLRRSLEDGSSQGQNQAQSSQSVTCADENLVFHYLSIDMAEGVFVAPVECAHKSNLGAEIVENFYRCCLEIRKVFNSTAKDTRTAREDEIECESKFLSDRSLSCIKEHGVLFTCPSSSSSRSRAKGPISYWVVGRLFADKCPPREVYVCMHEDASSTALEMAFRLSFGLQI is encoded by the coding sequence GCAACCCCTGACGGATGCAGTGACAAGTCGTACGAACCGGAATGGGCTGAGAATATTGGCCCAAAAGGCGAATTATTCTTCATTGAACCAAGGTACAAGTCGTCATTCGGGACAAGATCCGTCGCTGCCTCCGACAAGAGTTCCGGTAACGACTCTCAAGTTGCGCGTTCCAAAGGTTTCGGCTCTGAAGCTAAAAACAAGATCCGAAGCTTAGTAGGACGCAAAAAGGTTAAACATCACAGTGGGGATGGCCAGCTCAACGTTTCGCTGTGTCGGAAAGAGCCATCGCTGCGCTCCTTCAACAAAGCAGAATGTATCGAAGTGTTCATTGACGTCGATCCGGCCCGCCACAACTATGGACGAAGGGCGACAGTCTGCGAGGCGCTCTTTGGCATAATACCTGGAAGTCTACCGCCGAGGCTTGCCACCGCTGAAATGCTTGGTGAATGCTCACCAGTAATGGTGCAAGGACTTTTGCCAGATGGCGAGGCCATTAAGACAGGAGCTATTAAAATCGGAGATGTCCTGAGAAGTGTCGATGGCTCCAGTGTGAATGAGAAGAACATCGATAGCATTCTGCGAGGCATTTCCAAAGCACAGAAGGTAAAGCTTCAATTTGTTCGCCCTGAAGAGAACACACTTGCGGGATGCGACAAGTACACGTGCCCTCAGAGTATAGATACTCAAAGCTCACTTATAAAGCAATTGTCTGGAGACAGTGCAATGGTTCAGCAAGTGAAACAGCAACTTCACCAAATACCGCATGCATTCCTCTACCAAGGATTCTGCAGTGACATGCACCAGCAGAGTGAGCCAGCACGTCGAACTGAGCATTTTTATAGATTTCCTGATCATGATCATACACTTTCGAATCTTAGGGGCATGTTTGTGACTCTGAGTTGTGTGCTTGGAGATGTTACTGCAACCAAGCCACAGGGCAGCAGCCTCACTGTGGATGGTCATTTGGTTCATGTCGCCTACTTTCACAAAGAAAACGGCATAGCTGTCCTCTGTCTTCCAGCAGCACGTGCAACCCCAGAAGAAGTTCATATTTTTCTTTTGGACATTGTTAAGCTATTGAAGTTGGAATACAGGTCATTGCCACAGGCATTTAGCACCGTGGAGGCTCATACCTGCATTGACCTATTCTTGCTCCACTTCTTTCGGGAAATGCTTTTAGACCCTGGACAAGAAGGTAACAAGCTCAGGTTCATACGTTCCTTACCTCATGTACATTGGTTGCACCTTCCCATGGAAGCGCAAGCTCACGTTGACACTGTGTTAAGTGAGCTCGAATCGGCAGACGTGTCTGAGGCATTTGATCGTTCATCCAGGTGCTTTACATTCCTTGGCTCATGTGCTTTCTATAAGGGCTTCCTTCTTGGGAACCACTTGCCCAAGGATTACCTTGAAAGTGTATTTCTGTATTGCCGCCACTACCAGCTACTGACACTCACAAAAGAAGAATCAGTTGGGCAGGTGGTGGTGTGGAAGGAAATTTACCTTCAAGATGACTTTGCGACTGTTCGGCATTTTGTGCTCATTGTGGGGCTTAAGCATAGTCTGATACTGTCACTTTTAGAAGTTGGTGGCTGCGCATCTGTTTCTGAGGAGAATCCTGCACCTGATGCATTTTACATAGACAGAGTTCAAAACTCTTTGCTGCAGCTTGAATCTCTTGGGGTGCTCTCTGTGGCTGAAGGTTGCCTTTTGAATCGTGGCTCTGCACCTGGCTCAACAGCCAGTTCTGCAAGCTCCAAGAGCTGGTGTCAGAGTTCAATGAAAGACAGTCATTCAAGTTTGTCCCTCTCAGTTCCTCCATCACTCTCCCCAAGACGCGCAAGAAAGAGTAGTAGTGATGTAGAACAGTGTTATCTTTTGCATTGTACAAGCAACCACTTTGACTGCTCTGAGCATGACCCCCAGATGAGCAGAAGCTACAGCAGCTGTAGTGAATCAAATGGGCTACGTGCCAGACATTGCTCTATTTCCACCAGTTCTGATTGTGACTCCCGCACCAGTGGCAGTGATGTCTACCAGGGACGGGATGAAAAATTGCAGAGAGCATTCACCAGCAGTTACGACCTGAGCAGCCTCCGTCGCAGCCTCGAAGATGGCAGCAGTCAAGGCCAAAACCAGGCACAATCGTCACAGTCGGTGACCTGTGCTGATGAAAATCTTGTTTTTCACTACCTCAGTATAGATATGGCAGAAGGTGTCTTTGTAGCACCAGTAGAATGTGCGCATAAGAGCAATCTGGGTGCTGAGATTGTGGAAAACTTCTACCGATGTTGCCTAGAAATCAGGAAAGTATTTAACAGTACAGCAAAAGACACACGAACTGCAAGGGAAGATGAAATAGAGTGTGAGAGCAAGTTCCTTTCAGACAGGAGCCTTTCATGTATAAAAGAGCATGGAGTGCTTTTTACCTGCCCGTCTTCCAGTAGTAGCAGAAGCCGGGCCAAGGGTCCAATTTCATACTGGGTTGTGGGCCGTCTCTTTGCTGACAAATGTCCACCGAGGGAGGTTTATGTCTGTATGCACGAGGACGCTTCTTCAACTGCATTGGAGATGGCATTCAGGCTGTCCTTTGGCTTGCAGATATAA